GCCGGTGACGTCCTTCAACGGCCGGCCTTCGGCGACTTCCTTGCACGTATAGTCGAACTCCTCGCGGCCGACCCAGTCGATCGCCGCACTCGCGCTGAGCGAGCCATGCGGATCGACCGCCACTTTCGCGCCAACCATGCCAATCATCACCGACGGCTTGCGCTCCTTGAGCTTCTGCGCAAACAACGCGTCGGTTGGGAACGACGGCGTGCTCGTGTGGATAACGACCAGGTCATAGCCTTGCGCGATATCAAGCGTCGCCTCGACCGATAGGCCGTCAGCCGGCGCATCGAGCACGCGGCTGCCCGGCACCATCGCAGCGGGCTGCGCGAGCCACGTCGGGTACCAGAACGAGCGTATTTCGCGCTTGGCCTGATAGCGTGATCCGGCGCCGCCGTCAAAACCGTCAAACGACGGAGCCTGCAAGAAAAGCGTCTTCATTTAGTCAAATGCTCCGCAATGTGCGATGAACGCCGCACCCGTTCCCCAAAACCATGGCCTTGATCCGTCGGGCCGCGCGCCACTACAGCGACTCACGTTTGCGCGACGGTAATGGCGTGCCGACCAGCGGCACGCGCGAGCCGCGCCAGTATACGTGCGAGCCGACCGCAGCGCTCAACCATTGGCCCAACAACAACATGTCGCGCAACGGCACCAGCGGCACATCGCGCAGGAAGGCGCGCACGGTGCGCGCGCCGTGGTCCCGAACCACCTCGCCGGTGATGTAGATGCCACGCCAGTGCAGCACTAGCCGCGCGAGCAAACCGATGCCGGCCAGCACCGCGGCAACGCCGCTCAACAGCGTCTGGGACGCGGGCCGGGCCAGCGCGAGTGCGGCAGCCACGGTCAACCACGGCGATGTGAACGTGACGAACAGGAAACCGAAACCGAGCGGATTGATCGAGCGGATCGTGCGCAACCAACGCGTTTCACGCCGCCACAGCGCACTGAAATGCGACTCCGCGACGTCGGTGGACACGGTGATGTCGGACAACACCGTCGCGAGCCCAATTTCGCGTGCGTGCTCGGCCAACCAATAATCGTCCGCAAGGCAGTTCTTCAACCGCTGGAAACCGCCAATTGTATCAAGGGTCTGCCGCCGCAGCGCCAGCGTCGAGCCGAAACCGAAGCGGGTCGATCCGCCAGCATGCGCGACCCGCACCGATGGCGCGAACCAGTCGTTGACAAACATCGCGCCGAGCCGCGTCCACCACGGACCGACGCCGTGTGCCCGGTACAGGCACGTGACCACGCCCACAGCCGGATCGGCCAGCGGCGCGCACACCGAGGCCAGATAATGCGGCTCCACCGCGATATCGCTGTCGGCAAGGACAATCGTATCGTAGCGGGCGTGTGCAGCCAGGTTGATCAAATTGCTGACCTTCAGATTGCTGCCATGCACGTGCGGATCGACACACAGTCGGATGTCGCATGCCGGATAAGCCGCTTGCAGCCGTTCGACGACCGCGATTGCCGGATCGTTCGAGGAGTGAACGCCACAAAGCAATTCGAAGCACGGATGATCCTGCTCGCAGAACGTCGCGAGATTCTCGAACAGCCGCGGCTCTAGCCCACATAGCGGCTTGAGCACGCTGACCGACGCAAGCGGCGCGCCTAGCGCATTCAACCGTGCCTGATGCGAGGGTCGACGCCCGCGCAGCGACGCCGCTGCGGCGATCACGGCGTACAACACCGCCATGGCGGCGACGGTCACGATTAACCAGGACGCGAGATTTGCGATGACTGCCATCACACAGTATGACGCATGCCACCTTAGCGACATGCGTCGTTTTCATTCATTCTTGCCAGCCCAAGCCGGGCCGGGACAACGTTAAAGTAATCAACCAAAGCAACATGAAAGGCTATTTTCTGCTACATCAAGTGTACGCAGTATTCTGATGGCGTGCGCGTTCACCCATACTACCGACCGGATGCCGCGTTTTCCAGCCTTTGCCGCAGCCCCCGTTGCACCCCACGCAAGTCCGTTGGCGCGCCAGGCTCAAAAGCGAGTCCAGGATGATAACGACTCGATGTGATGGCAGCAACCGCGTCTTGACGAAAATCACAAGCTCGCACACAACCACACAAAGACCCTTCGTCATCTTGGTGGGCCCTTCGTCCTTTTGTGGGCCTGCACCGGCGCCGGGTGTTGGCACCTGCGACGGGTCGACGCTTAATTTACCAAGCGCGAGACATTGAATCTGCGCATCAAATCCGAGGAGCGAAGCTTGATTGACCGGGCTGCGAGGGTTCGAGGCGTCGTTCAACTACGATGTTCCATCGAGCAGCCCAAGCGCCGCTACATCGCACTGTGCGAGCAACTGCGCATCCTCGCGATCAAATCCAACTGCAGCGCTTCAATACGGACGAGATCCGCGTTGGTGTGCTGGCTTTTATAGACACCGCAAAACAGCCCCTGCGCAACGATTGAAGGCAAACCAAAGTCTGTGAGCATGAGCTTGCAACTGAGCAAGCATCGCGGGGCACCCTTTGAGAATTGAAATGATTGCATTTGCGCCGGACAAATATTTCATTGAACACATCCAATCCTGCTCACACCTGGTCGGCATACTGCTCGGTGATGGCCGTCTCAAACTCGGCGTCAAGCGGGCCAATCAGCGGCAAAAGTCAAGTCCAGTTCCTTGATTAGAAGCGAGGCGAGACAAGCCGAGCCAATGCGCGGCTAACCAAATCAATGTCTTTGCACCGGGTGCCGGAGATCATTAGAGGAGGAATTTGAAGTAACCATACCTGCAGGAATTTGGCTGGCCGCCGGGGGCAAAGCGCCCTGGCTCTAGCCGTCCTGCCCGATCGCAGCATGGGAGGACGTTGCCCATCGCATGACGCCGCCGCAGAGCAAGGCGACTTTTCCGGCTGATTCAGCATTATATCGGCGCTCGACACGCTGCTTAATTTTTCTTAAATCTAAATTTAAGCCAATTTTTTACCCAATTATATCCACCTTCAGTCAACACAAATCAGCAAATTATTAATGATATTAAGCCTGAATAACATAAATAATTTTTCACCATGTGACATTGAGGTCTTTTCCATTACAATTTTGTCGGTTTGAATAAGCAAAAATTTCTTGGGATTCTTGCAATTCAAACCTATAGTGATTTGGCATCGTTACGAAAAACCGCGCGTAGTAGCGAATCTACGATCGTGCGCAGTGGTCCGGACAGAAAAAAGTAAGTCATTGGCAACAGCGATGGCTTGTCTCATGAAAGCAATATTTGGAGCGAACACAATGGCAAAGTACCTTATCTTAAACTGGATCACATTGTTTTCATGCAATGTGCCTATTTTTCCCTGCTCATTTTTTCCCTGCTCATTCTGCTTTGAACCCGCCTCACTAGGTATAAGAAATTCTTAGCGCACCAACGTGGCAGCTTTAAAAAATGGTCTTTTCTTCAGCAACTAATATTCAGGCATGGTATGCCTTATACAATATCGAATACAAACAAACCAATATAGCAATAAGACAATATTATCGCAACGCCAAACGACTGCCCTTCGCTTATTTTCACCAAGGAAGGCTGACACAAATGATTCATGCAAATGAAAGTGCAATAAAGTTTTGATAGATAGACTATTGATGGAGGCTTCCAAATGAGTTACCTTGATTTTCCGCGCATTAATTTTTCAGGGAAGTTTCAAGCCAATGTGTCAACTGTGAATAACGACGTGCGCTACTATGACAATGCAACCTTTAAAAAAAGGTATCAAAGCACTAGTGATGAAGACGTCAAATTAACCCCTACCAACTGGAACCCAGAAGGAACGGGTATTTTTAGACTTTTGGACTGCAAAATCAACAGCGCTTGTTTGTGGGATGAAGAGAACCGCAAACCCAAGCCTATTACTATTAATGATCAAGACCCAGATCCGATTATCGGAATGTCGCTAAACGATGCCAATCAGCAACCGCCAGCCAAGCTAGTAGACTTGGACCCTCAACATCAGCTTTCTTCAGAGATATGGGGGCTGCAAGTAAGGTTAACCGATAGTACTAATCAGACCATTTTTACTGGCGATATGATACCAGTAGCTTTTACGAAT
This Mycetohabitans endofungorum DNA region includes the following protein-coding sequences:
- the hpnI gene encoding bacteriohopanetetrol glucosamine biosynthesis glycosyltransferase HpnI is translated as MAVIANLASWLIVTVAAMAVLYAVIAAAASLRGRRPSHQARLNALGAPLASVSVLKPLCGLEPRLFENLATFCEQDHPCFELLCGVHSSNDPAIAVVERLQAAYPACDIRLCVDPHVHGSNLKVSNLINLAAHARYDTIVLADSDIAVEPHYLASVCAPLADPAVGVVTCLYRAHGVGPWWTRLGAMFVNDWFAPSVRVAHAGGSTRFGFGSTLALRRQTLDTIGGFQRLKNCLADDYWLAEHAREIGLATVLSDITVSTDVAESHFSALWRRETRWLRTIRSINPLGFGFLFVTFTSPWLTVAAALALARPASQTLLSGVAAVLAGIGLLARLVLHWRGIYITGEVVRDHGARTVRAFLRDVPLVPLRDMLLLGQWLSAAVGSHVYWRGSRVPLVGTPLPSRKRESL